A window of Cohnella herbarum contains these coding sequences:
- a CDS encoding carbohydrate ABC transporter permease — MKATHNGSIRRSLGTVGTYATLSVISLIMIIPFLWMISTSFKEPQKIFTYPPQLIPTTFRFENYADVFKLIPFEWFYFNSVYIAFLVVGGTVFFASLAGYAFARIPFAGRNFVFLILLSAMMIPHEVTAIPMFLFMRELGWIDTHLPLILLPIFGAGGVFGIFVMRQFFITIPKELEEAAMIDGCNRFRIYGQIMIPIAKPGLATLTIFTFVTNWNEFFDPLIFINTRNLMTLPLGLSLFTDEVGTAWHHLMSATVMATVPLLIIFFLAQRQFIEGVAMTGLKE; from the coding sequence TAATGGTTCTATTCGTAGATCGTTAGGCACCGTCGGCACCTATGCGACTCTGAGCGTCATATCGTTAATCATGATTATTCCGTTTCTGTGGATGATCTCGACTTCCTTTAAGGAACCGCAGAAGATTTTCACGTATCCGCCGCAATTGATTCCGACGACGTTCAGATTCGAGAACTATGCCGACGTATTCAAGCTCATTCCGTTCGAGTGGTTTTACTTTAACAGCGTCTATATCGCCTTCTTGGTCGTGGGGGGGACGGTATTCTTCGCTTCGCTTGCCGGTTATGCGTTCGCCAGAATCCCGTTCGCGGGCAGAAATTTCGTGTTCTTGATCTTGCTGAGCGCGATGATGATCCCGCATGAAGTAACGGCGATTCCGATGTTCCTGTTCATGCGCGAGCTGGGCTGGATCGATACGCATTTGCCGCTGATCCTCCTTCCGATATTCGGAGCGGGCGGCGTATTCGGCATCTTCGTGATGCGGCAGTTTTTCATCACGATTCCGAAGGAATTGGAAGAAGCCGCGATGATCGACGGCTGCAACCGGTTCCGCATTTACGGACAGATTATGATTCCGATCGCTAAGCCCGGTCTGGCTACCTTAACGATCTTTACTTTCGTGACGAATTGGAACGAATTTTTCGATCCGCTCATCTTCATTAATACCCGTAATTTGATGACGTTGCCTCTGGGTTTGTCCTTGTTTACGGATGAAGTAGGTACGGCGTGGCACCACTTAATGAGCGCGACGGTCATGGCGACCGTGCCGCTATTGATCATCTTTTTCTTGGCGCAGCGCCAGTTTATCGAAGGCGTTGCGATGACGGGGTTAAAAGAATAG
- a CDS encoding FAD-dependent oxidoreductase, with translation MAKILEADVIVVGGGPAGITAAIAAGRQGVKTILVERYGFVGGMSTAAMVYPWMTFHADSGEQVIKGIAQEIVDRLQERGGSPGHLRDTVGFVHTVTPYHPEIYQVVAMDMLREAGVKLLLHSFVDEVETSDGTIQSVRITTKSGKMELKGKVFVDTSGDADVAYLSGTETLQGRDGDLQSQPMTMKFRMRGVDLAKVKQYMIDHPEDFYKKTPVKELPELPLTGVCGFYSQWKAAEVPINRDQVLFFTGPADDEVLINCTRVQGLDGTNVEDLTQAEEEGRKQVLMMSEFLKRDVPGFEKASISAVGTQIGIRETRRIVGHYALTKEDVVAGRKFEDTIARSGYPIDIHDPSGKGVTASWIAGDGTYDIPYRCLVPNKTRNLLAAGRCISTTHEALATTRLTPSCMATGQAAGTAAALSVLANVAPIDVDIRQLQDALKKEKACL, from the coding sequence ATGGCGAAAATATTGGAAGCGGACGTTATCGTCGTCGGGGGAGGTCCTGCGGGAATTACCGCGGCGATAGCAGCGGGACGGCAAGGCGTGAAGACGATTCTGGTGGAACGGTACGGTTTCGTCGGCGGAATGTCTACGGCGGCGATGGTGTATCCTTGGATGACGTTCCATGCCGATAGCGGCGAGCAGGTCATTAAAGGCATCGCGCAAGAAATCGTCGATCGCCTGCAAGAGCGCGGCGGTTCTCCCGGTCATCTCAGGGACACGGTCGGTTTCGTGCATACGGTGACGCCATATCATCCTGAAATCTATCAAGTGGTCGCGATGGATATGTTACGGGAAGCCGGAGTCAAGCTGCTGCTGCATAGCTTCGTAGACGAGGTGGAAACTTCGGACGGAACGATTCAATCGGTTCGGATAACGACCAAGTCCGGCAAGATGGAATTGAAGGGCAAAGTATTCGTCGACACGAGCGGGGATGCGGACGTTGCTTATTTGTCGGGAACGGAAACCCTTCAAGGACGGGACGGAGATCTTCAGTCGCAGCCGATGACGATGAAATTCAGAATGCGCGGCGTCGATCTGGCCAAAGTCAAACAATACATGATCGACCATCCGGAAGATTTCTATAAGAAGACGCCGGTGAAGGAACTTCCCGAGCTTCCGTTAACGGGCGTGTGCGGCTTCTACTCGCAGTGGAAGGCGGCCGAAGTTCCGATCAATCGCGATCAAGTGCTGTTCTTCACCGGTCCTGCGGATGATGAAGTTCTGATCAACTGCACGAGGGTGCAAGGGCTGGACGGCACGAACGTCGAGGATCTGACGCAGGCGGAAGAAGAAGGCCGGAAGCAGGTACTGATGATGTCGGAGTTTCTGAAGAGAGACGTGCCGGGCTTCGAGAAGGCTTCCATATCGGCCGTCGGGACGCAGATCGGCATTCGCGAAACGAGACGGATCGTTGGCCATTACGCATTGACCAAGGAAGACGTGGTCGCGGGACGGAAGTTCGAAGATACGATCGCCAGAAGCGGATATCCGATCGACATCCACGATCCGTCCGGGAAAGGCGTAACCGCATCTTGGATCGCTGGCGACGGAACATACGATATTCCGTATCGCTGCTTGGTGCCGAACAAGACGCGCAATCTGTTGGCGGCGGGAAGATGCATTTCCACGACGCACGAAGCGTTGGCGACAACGAGGCTGACGCCAAGCTGCATGGCAACGGGCCAGGCTGCCGGTACGGCCGCCGCGTTATCGGTTCTTGCGAACGTAGCTCCTATCGACGTGGATATTCGGCAACTGCAGGATGCTTTGAAGAAAGAGAAGGCTTGTTTATAA
- the mgrA gene encoding L-glyceraldehyde 3-phosphate reductase — MNYQPNAHRYEGMKYNRCGKSGLKLPAISLGLWHNFGDGFVFNNCREMVQRAFDLGITHFDVANNYGWPGGSSEETLGKILKLDFSSHRDEVIVSTKAGWDMWPGPYGDEGSKKYLVASLDQSLKRLGLDYVDIYYHHRPDPNTPIEETMGALDLLVRQGKALYVGISSYDEAESKAAIDVLRKLGTPCLIHQPSYSMLDRTVEAGLLDLLAEEGIGSIAFFPLAQGLLTNKYLSGIPSDSRAGSGIRFLKPEHITDDVLSKTRRLNDIAAARGQTLAQMAIAWVLRGNRVTSALVGASRVSQIEENVAALNNLNFTAEELAAIDAIL; from the coding sequence ATGAATTATCAACCTAACGCGCACAGATACGAAGGAATGAAATATAACCGTTGCGGTAAGAGCGGCCTCAAGCTTCCTGCGATTTCCCTAGGTCTATGGCACAATTTCGGAGACGGCTTCGTGTTTAACAATTGCCGCGAAATGGTTCAACGAGCGTTCGATTTAGGGATCACCCACTTCGACGTCGCCAATAACTACGGTTGGCCCGGCGGTTCCTCGGAAGAAACGTTGGGCAAAATCCTTAAGCTGGACTTCTCTTCCCATCGGGACGAAGTGATCGTCTCGACGAAAGCTGGATGGGATATGTGGCCGGGGCCTTACGGAGACGAAGGGTCCAAAAAATATTTGGTGGCAAGCTTGGACCAGAGCTTAAAGCGCCTCGGGCTAGATTACGTCGATATCTATTATCATCATAGACCGGATCCCAACACCCCGATCGAGGAAACGATGGGAGCTCTTGATTTACTCGTACGACAGGGCAAAGCGTTGTATGTCGGCATTTCCTCTTACGATGAAGCCGAGTCCAAAGCGGCGATCGACGTTTTGCGTAAGCTTGGGACGCCTTGCTTAATCCATCAGCCATCCTACTCCATGTTAGATCGCACCGTAGAAGCTGGACTGTTGGACCTTCTAGCGGAAGAGGGCATCGGAAGCATCGCGTTCTTCCCGCTGGCTCAAGGCCTTCTGACGAATAAGTACCTATCCGGCATACCGAGCGACTCGAGAGCGGGGAGCGGCATTCGTTTCCTGAAACCGGAGCATATTACCGACGACGTATTGTCGAAAACCCGTCGGCTCAACGACATTGCTGCGGCTAGGGGTCAGACGTTGGCGCAGATGGCTATCGCGTGGGTGCTGCGCGGCAACCGCGTGACTTCGGCCCTTGTCGGAGCCAGCAGAGTAAGCCAGATCGAGGAAAACGTTGCCGCGCTTAACAATTTGAACTTCACTGCCGAAGAACTAGCTGCGATTGACGCCATTTTATAA
- a CDS encoding glycoside hydrolase family 18 protein — MSKLSFKPLLIAAMALMLVSTSLIGIRPAQAATQNVAAGKTPSSNATLTNALRSTDGLSNDSNLFTEAGSGKKYIQIDFGASYYLNKIAIWHYFADSRTYKDVIVKLSDSSAFSSSVTIFNNDADNSSGQGAGTDAEYAESAAGKKISFNPVKARYLRIYSNGSSVNAYNHYVEVEAWTVDNANRSNNVTFTNPEWVMAPQTDAFIQNVIGKMNAYKIKYQMIDVGFFDKDAATGQFEDTLGQQIDGTMSWYAYDELQNWVDKSRQYAPGMKLIGVVNGNKWLHVQALPFTDRNNVLHTPSVSKSDMHDAIAAHCAFLVNYYGLDGINLDFEPVTAGTPSSDYRELIQKVRTAIGPNKNLSIDGNPFAAYMPDNEIAQFGALLDMIVMMDYDTADLASAPYPSNPSTTNETNYKLAIKENIKRISSALPASCSLIPLGPGKYSLSDSHQAYENAQSHSIAINDAIMEGARVAGSGVWWFDGSMNDATETQRFADYWINGTP, encoded by the coding sequence ATGAGTAAATTATCTTTTAAGCCGCTTCTAATTGCAGCAATGGCATTGATGCTAGTTTCAACGAGTTTGATTGGAATTCGGCCGGCTCAAGCGGCGACTCAGAACGTTGCCGCAGGCAAAACTCCCAGCTCTAACGCAACGTTGACGAACGCCTTGCGCTCAACGGACGGATTAAGCAACGACAGCAATTTGTTCACCGAGGCTGGCAGCGGTAAGAAATACATACAGATCGATTTCGGTGCGAGTTATTATTTAAACAAAATTGCAATCTGGCATTACTTTGCGGATAGCAGAACTTACAAGGACGTCATCGTAAAATTATCCGATAGCTCCGCATTCTCGAGCTCCGTGACCATATTTAACAATGATGCGGATAACAGCTCCGGTCAAGGCGCGGGCACGGATGCCGAATATGCCGAATCCGCGGCGGGAAAAAAAATCTCCTTTAATCCGGTCAAAGCAAGATACCTCCGAATCTACTCCAACGGCAGCAGTGTCAATGCATACAATCATTATGTCGAAGTTGAAGCTTGGACCGTTGACAATGCCAATCGCTCGAACAACGTCACCTTCACGAATCCGGAATGGGTGATGGCGCCCCAGACCGATGCCTTTATCCAAAACGTAATCGGCAAGATGAACGCATATAAAATCAAATACCAAATGATAGACGTCGGTTTCTTCGACAAGGATGCCGCCACAGGACAATTCGAGGACACTCTCGGCCAGCAGATCGACGGAACGATGAGTTGGTACGCCTACGACGAGTTGCAGAACTGGGTCGACAAATCCCGGCAATACGCCCCCGGAATGAAATTGATCGGTGTCGTTAACGGCAACAAGTGGCTGCATGTTCAAGCTTTGCCATTTACGGACCGCAACAATGTCTTGCATACGCCTTCGGTTTCGAAATCGGATATGCATGATGCGATAGCCGCCCATTGCGCTTTCCTCGTCAATTATTACGGACTCGACGGAATCAATCTCGACTTTGAACCGGTTACGGCAGGCACGCCAAGCTCCGATTATCGGGAATTGATTCAGAAAGTAAGAACCGCTATCGGTCCGAACAAGAATCTGTCGATTGACGGTAACCCTTTCGCCGCTTACATGCCGGATAACGAAATCGCGCAGTTCGGAGCCCTGCTGGATATGATCGTCATGATGGATTACGATACGGCTGACTTGGCCTCCGCTCCTTATCCGTCCAACCCCTCTACGACGAACGAGACGAATTATAAGCTCGCGATCAAAGAGAACATTAAGCGAATAAGCAGCGCATTGCCGGCTTCTTGCTCCCTTATCCCCTTGGGTCCCGGAAAATACAGTCTTTCCGACTCCCATCAAGCATACGAGAACGCGCAAAGCCATTCGATTGCCATTAACGACGCGATCATGGAAGGCGCGCGCGTTGCCGGTTCCGGAGTTTGGTGGTTCGACGGCTCTATGAACGATGCAACCGAAACGCAACGGTTCGCGGATTATTGGATTAACGGAACCCCTTGA
- a CDS encoding ROK family transcriptional regulator, with protein MKAQKGNLQLMKKINCSLILHMLLRNGSLSRAEIAQRSKLSATTVSTLVDELIQQNLIDEVGEKSSPGAGRKAIALEISRDKGYIIGISLGNNEFHSALLNFRNEIVYEFKSEVVRGKEAVLKFMVETINRLLESEIVKDPLQIKGIAISTPGVINDTGEIIFKSTLLRIDNLEIKRLLRREFDYPVIVVNDTKAAAYAEYFVGNVRSESLFFLSMDTGIGMALVIDGKVHSGYGGLAGEIGHMLIDPYGQRCEDCGQIGCIAMVLTEPAILEHAQLLAKQRKLERIPLTFDELLERYEEGEALAEETISRVNYLLVHALSVFINFISPELVVLHGWIRDSDKFVGQLKKGLAEFPFPLPFDENRVVTATFGDKNFIIGASTLMLHKVFEDYF; from the coding sequence ATGAAAGCACAAAAAGGCAATCTTCAGTTAATGAAAAAAATCAATTGTTCTCTTATTCTGCATATGCTGCTTCGGAACGGAAGCCTATCCCGGGCCGAAATCGCCCAAAGATCCAAGCTTAGCGCAACGACGGTATCTACTTTGGTGGACGAATTAATCCAGCAAAATCTCATTGACGAAGTCGGCGAGAAGTCCTCTCCCGGAGCGGGACGTAAAGCGATCGCATTGGAAATCAGCCGCGATAAAGGGTATATCATCGGCATTTCGCTTGGGAATAATGAATTTCATAGCGCCTTATTAAACTTTCGAAACGAAATCGTCTATGAATTTAAGTCGGAGGTCGTTAGAGGAAAAGAGGCCGTTTTGAAGTTCATGGTGGAGACGATTAACCGGCTCTTGGAATCGGAGATCGTTAAAGATCCGCTGCAAATCAAAGGAATCGCGATTTCCACGCCAGGCGTCATTAACGATACCGGCGAGATTATCTTCAAATCTACGCTGCTTCGGATCGATAATCTGGAAATCAAGAGACTGCTCCGAAGAGAGTTCGACTATCCGGTTATTGTCGTGAACGATACGAAAGCAGCCGCCTACGCAGAATATTTCGTCGGGAACGTGCGATCGGAAAGCCTCTTTTTTCTATCTATGGATACAGGGATCGGCATGGCGCTTGTCATCGACGGGAAGGTCCATTCGGGATATGGAGGACTGGCCGGCGAGATCGGGCACATGTTGATTGATCCTTACGGTCAAAGATGCGAGGATTGCGGACAGATCGGATGCATTGCGATGGTTCTGACGGAGCCCGCCATTCTGGAACATGCCCAACTATTGGCGAAGCAGCGTAAGTTGGAACGGATTCCGCTTACGTTCGACGAGTTGTTAGAGAGGTACGAGGAAGGGGAGGCATTGGCAGAAGAGACGATATCCAGAGTCAACTATCTTCTTGTCCATGCGCTTTCCGTATTTATTAACTTTATTAGCCCCGAGCTTGTCGTGCTGCACGGCTGGATCCGGGATTCCGATAAATTCGTCGGCCAATTAAAAAAGGGGCTCGCGGAGTTTCCGTTCCCGTTGCCTTTTGACGAGAATAGAGTCGTTACCGCAACGTTCGGCGACAAAAACTTTATTATCGGCGCATCGACGCTCATGCTGCATAAAGTGTTCGAGGATTACTTTTAA
- the nagZ gene encoding beta-N-acetylhexosaminidase — protein MKALSLEQKVGLMCVVGMPSKVVTDEVRSTLSKLRYGGLGLFPHNFDNESQLKKIIADLNEWSESNPRGLKPFMIGIDEEGGSLANFTEFYADVPGNRALGLAKNPRLAYESGRLIGSQLNHLGFMLDWAPVLDVNSNPLNPVIGIRSFGEDPNQVAIYGAAFIKGMRRSGVACTAKHFPGHGDVAADSHVEMPSCDLTLEQLYEQALPPFIAAIEAGVDAIMTAHILFPNIPQSGSLPASLSPFFIEHLLRDELGFEGVICTDDIEMQAIKNNYEPEQIGVLAVLAGNDQIIMCHTRDFQEKVRAGIIEAVRSGAISEERIDRSVERIRKMQEAMEHYRDNANPIPSNLWEAHAAEIAEASIVVHRDPAGLLPLDGRKYVMVIPTMERLTQADTTFDKKFMLENYLGDQGIGVETIRISMNPTELEQRVVESRIEQADAVIQITRNAHIFTNQLDLANICANRKPHICLVLRNPYDADSLPEASSVVLICSSGDGSMKAFAKRFSGAHVNIK, from the coding sequence ATGAAAGCGTTATCGCTGGAGCAAAAAGTAGGGTTAATGTGCGTGGTGGGGATGCCCTCCAAAGTGGTAACGGATGAAGTGAGATCGACCTTGTCAAAGCTACGCTATGGGGGCTTGGGGTTATTCCCGCATAATTTCGATAACGAAAGCCAGCTCAAGAAAATTATCGCGGATCTTAACGAGTGGTCCGAATCGAATCCTCGGGGACTTAAGCCTTTCATGATCGGTATCGATGAAGAAGGCGGTTCGCTGGCGAACTTCACGGAATTTTACGCGGACGTACCCGGCAATCGGGCTCTTGGTCTTGCTAAGAATCCCCGGCTTGCCTATGAAAGCGGCCGACTCATCGGTAGTCAGCTTAATCATCTAGGTTTTATGTTGGACTGGGCTCCTGTTCTGGACGTTAACTCCAATCCGCTTAATCCCGTTATCGGAATACGCTCCTTCGGAGAGGACCCGAATCAGGTCGCGATATACGGAGCCGCATTCATTAAAGGGATGCGACGATCCGGAGTCGCTTGTACCGCCAAGCATTTTCCCGGACACGGGGATGTCGCGGCCGACTCGCACGTCGAGATGCCTTCTTGCGACTTAACGTTGGAACAATTGTACGAGCAAGCGCTGCCGCCTTTCATTGCCGCTATCGAAGCGGGAGTCGATGCGATAATGACGGCCCATATCTTATTTCCGAACATCCCGCAATCCGGATCGCTGCCGGCTTCCCTGTCTCCGTTTTTCATCGAACATCTGTTGAGGGACGAATTGGGCTTCGAAGGCGTAATTTGCACGGACGACATCGAGATGCAGGCGATTAAAAACAATTACGAGCCGGAGCAAATCGGAGTGTTAGCCGTTCTCGCCGGGAATGACCAGATTATTATGTGTCATACGCGGGACTTCCAAGAGAAAGTGCGCGCGGGTATTATCGAAGCGGTTAGATCGGGCGCCATTTCCGAAGAGCGAATCGACCGATCCGTTGAACGGATACGCAAGATGCAGGAAGCGATGGAGCACTACCGGGACAATGCGAATCCGATTCCTTCGAACTTATGGGAAGCCCACGCGGCTGAGATCGCGGAAGCCTCTATCGTCGTGCACCGCGATCCGGCAGGACTGTTGCCTCTTGACGGCCGGAAGTACGTTATGGTTATTCCGACGATGGAGAGGCTTACGCAAGCCGATACTACGTTCGATAAGAAGTTCATGCTAGAAAACTACTTGGGCGATCAGGGAATAGGAGTCGAGACGATTCGGATTTCGATGAATCCGACAGAGCTGGAACAGCGCGTAGTCGAGAGCAGAATCGAACAGGCGGACGCGGTTATCCAGATTACGCGCAACGCCCATATTTTCACGAACCAACTGGATTTAGCGAATATTTGCGCTAACCGGAAGCCGCATATTTGCCTCGTGCTCAGAAATCCGTACGATGCCGACAGCTTACCCGAAGCCAGTTCCGTCGTGTTGATCTGCTCCTCCGGAGACGGAAGCATGAAGGCTTTTGCGAAGAGATTTTCGGGCGCGCATGTTAACATTAAATAG
- a CDS encoding ABC transporter permease codes for MVVPAILFILIFSYIPMYGTLMAFQDYNIFKGFWESPWVGFKHFEMFFHSPDFWLVMRNTVVISLLKLLIGFPAPILLALMLNEVRKMAFKRIVQTISYLPHFMSWVIVAGFTMSMLSTDNGSINILLQKVNLIDEPVNWLSTTEYFWGILISANVWKEIGFASIIYLAAISGVNPDMYEAASIDGAGKLKQMYLITIPAIMPVVIIFLILAIGNLLSAGFEDILLLATNPALREVSDVLDTYVYRVGIKSSRFSYATAVGLYKAIISIGLLTAANLIARRTGNSLW; via the coding sequence ATGGTCGTTCCGGCAATCCTGTTTATCTTAATCTTTAGCTATATTCCGATGTATGGCACATTAATGGCCTTTCAAGATTACAACATTTTCAAAGGGTTCTGGGAGAGTCCCTGGGTCGGCTTTAAACACTTTGAAATGTTCTTTCATTCGCCGGACTTCTGGCTGGTCATGCGAAATACCGTCGTGATCAGCTTGCTGAAGCTCCTCATCGGATTTCCCGCGCCGATATTGTTAGCGCTTATGCTGAACGAAGTCCGAAAGATGGCATTCAAGAGAATCGTGCAGACGATCAGTTACTTGCCGCATTTTATGTCTTGGGTTATCGTTGCCGGATTCACGATGTCGATGTTATCCACCGACAACGGAAGCATTAACATCCTTCTCCAGAAAGTAAATTTGATCGACGAGCCGGTTAACTGGTTATCGACGACGGAGTATTTCTGGGGAATCCTGATCAGCGCGAACGTATGGAAGGAAATCGGCTTCGCATCGATTATTTACTTGGCGGCGATCTCCGGCGTAAATCCGGACATGTACGAAGCCGCATCGATTGACGGCGCCGGCAAGCTGAAGCAGATGTACCTGATTACGATTCCCGCCATCATGCCGGTCGTTATCATTTTCTTGATCCTGGCCATCGGCAACCTGCTTTCGGCGGGCTTCGAGGATATTTTGTTGCTGGCGACGAATCCGGCTCTCAGAGAAGTCTCGGACGTGCTGGACACTTACGTGTATCGGGTCGGAATCAAGAGCTCGAGATTTTCGTACGCAACCGCGGTAGGCTTGTACAAAGCGATCATTAGCATCGGATTGCTAACGGCTGCCAATCTCATCGCCCGTAGAACCGGAAACAGCTTATGGTAG
- a CDS encoding carbohydrate ABC transporter permease — protein MKYSLGDRVMSVTIHALLALLAFVTFYPFWNALVISFNSGFDTSLGGVTFWPRAFTLENYDIVFQDSRITNAFFVSILRTVVGTFLSIVFTAVFAYGMTKRELYGRKVYMIIGLVTLYFSGGLIPSYMLIREIGLTNSFWVMVIPGIISVWNMIIFRTFFQGLPVGLEESAKIDGCGDWGTLFRIVLPLSGPVIATLSLFTAIYHWNDWFTPSIYITSEKWLPIQTMLKQILNANIMTEQMAQLDSAAQNAMDQMKNVTTKSLSMATMMVATLPIVCVYPFVQKYFVKGVLIGSMKE, from the coding sequence ATGAAATACAGTTTAGGTGATCGCGTCATGTCGGTGACGATTCATGCGTTATTGGCTTTGCTTGCTTTCGTTACTTTTTATCCGTTCTGGAATGCGCTGGTCATATCGTTTAACAGCGGGTTCGATACCTCCCTCGGAGGCGTCACGTTCTGGCCTCGGGCTTTTACGCTTGAGAATTACGATATCGTGTTCCAAGACAGCCGGATCACGAACGCGTTCTTCGTCTCGATACTGAGGACGGTTGTCGGCACGTTTCTATCGATCGTATTTACGGCGGTGTTCGCCTACGGGATGACCAAGCGAGAGCTGTACGGCCGCAAGGTGTATATGATTATTGGACTCGTCACGCTGTATTTCTCGGGCGGGCTCATTCCTTCCTATATGCTCATCAGAGAGATCGGGTTAACCAATTCGTTCTGGGTTATGGTCATCCCGGGCATCATCAGCGTCTGGAACATGATCATATTCCGAACCTTCTTCCAAGGCTTACCCGTTGGGTTGGAAGAATCGGCGAAGATCGACGGCTGCGGGGATTGGGGAACGCTATTCCGGATCGTGCTTCCGTTGTCCGGTCCGGTCATCGCGACGCTGTCTCTATTCACGGCTATTTATCACTGGAACGATTGGTTTACGCCAAGTATCTACATTACGAGCGAGAAATGGCTGCCGATTCAAACGATGCTTAAGCAAATCTTAAACGCGAATATCATGACCGAGCAGATGGCTCAACTCGACTCCGCCGCGCAGAACGCCATGGATCAGATGAAGAACGTTACGACGAAATCATTGTCGATGGCGACGATGATGGTGGCGACGCTGCCGATCGTCTGCGTCTATCCGTTCGTACAGAAATACTTCGTTAAAGGCGTATTGATCGGTTCGATGAAAGAATGA
- a CDS encoding extracellular solute-binding protein: protein MKKWVLTSVVAMLMTTAALTGCSSNKETTNGSQPASSTGSEPSEQASGPASPSESATVGGNAFVLGSEPLEFSFYGNYDWYTTPPWGGDPSTKWIQETKKVNVTAVQSGGDAATKYNMMIASNELPDVIWTERGPDVEKLREAGMLVAFDEYLDKYPNLKKSLGEAGINMLRSSDGKLYQFPNWYTSKPNGNAGYVINKKIYQELGSPALDTTDDLYNYLKLVKEKFPKVIPLEIGLGSQGDGLEVLFSAFGEDYQVRYLGLRGVPKDNKLSSIFKDPAFRESLQYSSKLFREKLMTQDAMTQTADQVKEKVLNGRVAVFASISATKYSDPGNANLKKQDPEAGYFMVWPIHKAGLDKNKIWPGTYNQLGWNVSVITKAAKNPEAIFAFLDWYTGPEGQSVSMWGPPGLYWDGFNEDGTTKFTDKYATDIEGRDKLMSSITDFQWAADTVFIDTSKAKFEMTLPENQRSWSTEQQTNITWKTQSDATQFINIDPMPESEEGIIAKQIDDLFKQVRAKAIMAKSDEDVLAILDKAEKDAQSLGLNKLLEYFTVKWQENVSKMNNN, encoded by the coding sequence ATGAAGAAATGGGTATTGACTTCGGTCGTTGCAATGCTGATGACCACTGCCGCGCTCACGGGTTGTTCCTCGAACAAAGAGACGACGAACGGCTCGCAACCGGCGAGTTCGACTGGCAGCGAGCCGAGCGAACAAGCAAGCGGGCCCGCATCTCCAAGCGAGTCCGCAACTGTAGGCGGCAATGCATTCGTATTAGGCTCGGAGCCGTTGGAATTTTCCTTCTACGGCAATTACGACTGGTATACGACCCCGCCATGGGGAGGAGATCCCTCGACGAAATGGATACAAGAGACTAAGAAAGTAAACGTCACGGCGGTTCAATCCGGCGGCGACGCGGCCACGAAGTACAATATGATGATTGCGTCCAACGAACTGCCCGACGTCATATGGACGGAAAGAGGACCCGACGTCGAGAAGCTGCGCGAAGCCGGAATGCTCGTCGCATTCGACGAATACTTGGATAAATATCCGAATTTGAAAAAATCGTTGGGCGAAGCCGGAATCAACATGTTGCGCTCCTCCGACGGCAAGCTCTATCAGTTCCCTAACTGGTACACGAGCAAGCCGAACGGTAACGCGGGTTATGTAATCAACAAGAAGATTTATCAAGAGCTCGGTTCCCCGGCATTGGATACGACGGACGATCTATATAACTATCTAAAGCTGGTTAAAGAGAAGTTTCCGAAGGTAATTCCTCTCGAAATCGGATTGGGCTCTCAAGGCGACGGATTAGAGGTTTTATTCTCTGCTTTCGGCGAGGACTACCAGGTCAGGTATCTTGGCCTCCGCGGAGTTCCGAAGGATAACAAGCTGTCGTCGATTTTCAAGGATCCGGCTTTCCGCGAGTCGCTGCAATACTCAAGCAAGTTATTCCGCGAGAAACTCATGACTCAGGATGCGATGACGCAGACGGCAGATCAAGTGAAAGAGAAAGTGTTGAACGGACGAGTTGCGGTGTTCGCATCGATCAGTGCAACGAAATATAGCGACCCGGGTAATGCGAACCTGAAGAAACAAGATCCGGAAGCAGGCTATTTCATGGTGTGGCCGATTCATAAAGCCGGGTTGGACAAAAACAAGATTTGGCCGGGAACCTATAACCAATTGGGATGGAACGTAAGCGTCATTACGAAGGCGGCGAAAAACCCAGAAGCGATCTTCGCGTTCCTGGATTGGTATACCGGACCGGAAGGACAAAGCGTAAGCATGTGGGGGCCTCCGGGATTGTATTGGGATGGCTTCAACGAAGACGGAACGACGAAGTTCACGGACAAGTACGCGACCGACATCGAAGGACGCGACAAGCTGATGTCGTCGATTACCGATTTCCAATGGGCGGCCGATACGGTATTCATAGATACTTCGAAAGCGAAATTCGAGATGACATTGCCTGAAAACCAGCGCAGTTGGTCAACGGAGCAACAGACGAACATTACATGGAAAACTCAATCGGACGCAACGCAGTTCATTAATATCGATCCGATGCCCGAATCCGAGGAAGGCATCATCGCTAAGCAAATCGACGATTTGTTCAAGCAAGTTCGCGCGAAAGCGATCATGGCGAAGAGCGACGAGGATGTACTGGCGATCTTGGATAAAGCAGAGAAGGATGCTCAATCGTTAGGCTTAAATAAGCTGCTGGAATACTTCACCGTGAAATGGCAAGAAAACGTGAGTAAAATGAACAATAACTAA